In Halobaculum sp. XH14, a single genomic region encodes these proteins:
- a CDS encoding ABC transporter ATP-binding protein, whose protein sequence is MSEEKHQSTLLQERDGDAFESGESAAVELADVRKEYGDIVAVDDIDLRIEPTEFFVLLGPSGCGKTTTLRMVAGLETPTSGRISIGDEEVTDMLPRHRDISMVFQSYALYPHKTVKENLRFPLNKMDLSSAEKADRIAATAEMLEIDDLLEKTPGQLSGGQRQRVAVGRTVVREPSVFLMDEPLSNLDAKLRVQTRSELRQLQQELETTTLYVTHDQEEAMSLADRMAIMNDGDIEQVGTPQEIYESPTNAFVAGFLGEPAINFLPVTDRTGGKIVVGSLPTGVFGDTFPVETERFGIRPEDIDVLDSMDGEWEDVDGKSAPVEFTVRFIEPLGNSYEIELTREETSLKAHTVDLPASVEEGSTVPIVFDLQNVLAFDANGDTITTEE, encoded by the coding sequence ATGAGCGAGGAGAAACACCAGTCCACGTTGCTCCAAGAACGGGACGGTGATGCATTCGAGTCGGGTGAGAGTGCCGCCGTCGAACTCGCTGACGTCAGGAAAGAGTACGGAGACATCGTCGCAGTCGACGACATCGATCTCCGGATCGAACCGACCGAGTTTTTCGTGTTACTCGGCCCGTCCGGCTGTGGCAAGACGACCACCCTCCGAATGGTCGCCGGGCTCGAAACACCGACTAGTGGTCGTATCTCGATCGGGGACGAGGAGGTCACTGACATGCTCCCCCGCCACCGTGACATCTCGATGGTGTTCCAGAGTTACGCGCTGTATCCACACAAGACCGTCAAGGAGAACCTCCGGTTTCCATTGAACAAGATGGATCTCTCGTCGGCCGAGAAAGCCGACCGAATCGCTGCAACGGCGGAGATGCTCGAGATAGACGACCTCCTCGAAAAAACTCCAGGGCAGTTGAGCGGCGGACAACGACAACGCGTCGCCGTCGGTCGGACCGTCGTCAGGGAACCGAGTGTATTCCTGATGGATGAACCGCTGAGCAACCTTGATGCCAAACTACGCGTCCAGACCAGGAGCGAACTGCGACAACTCCAGCAGGAACTCGAGACGACCACGCTGTACGTGACCCACGACCAGGAGGAGGCGATGAGTCTCGCCGACCGGATGGCGATCATGAACGACGGCGACATTGAACAGGTCGGGACGCCCCAAGAGATCTACGAGTCGCCGACGAACGCGTTCGTCGCTGGCTTCCTCGGGGAACCCGCAATTAACTTCCTCCCCGTGACCGATCGGACCGGAGGCAAGATCGTCGTCGGGAGCCTTCCCACAGGCGTGTTCGGAGATACGTTCCCGGTGGAGACAGAGCGGTTCGGCATCCGGCCAGAAGACATCGACGTCCTGGACTCCATGGACGGCGAGTGGGAAGACGTCGACGGGAAGAGCGCTCCCGTGGAGTTCACGGTACGATTCATCGAACCGCTCGGGAACTCATACGAAATCGAACTCACGAGAGAGGAAACCTCGTTGAAGGCTCACACTGTCGATCTGCCCGCCTCCGTCGAAGAGGGCTCGACAGTTCCGATCGTCTTCGACCTGCAGAACGTGCTCGCCTTCGATGCGAACGGCGATACCATCACTACGGAGGAATAA
- a CDS encoding ABC transporter ATP-binding protein has protein sequence MANVTLDGITKIYDDAKGTERAVDDISLAVDEGELLVLVGPSGCGKSTTLRLIAGLEAVSQGAIEFDESEVQTLTPSDRNVAMVFQNYALYTKMTGEQNIEYGLKHSMDIPESERKRHVHETAELLGIDDLLDDLPAEMSGGQKQRIALARAIVRDPAVFLLDEPLSNLDAKRRAQMRTEVQRIHEEIDVATIYVTHDQKEAMTMADRLAVMNDGEIEQIAPPEEAYDDPNNRFVATFLGSPAMNVLECETERRGEEVQLISSANKRPLQHLPRELVPEEYDRSHLDVGLRPEDLKLSTDTNEYPANAEVVVSEYQGKENFVYLDFDGIELTVRTGDGTDLRQGMTVSFTVAPANVYLFDPDSGTSLKTRSAVREPAIVD, from the coding sequence ATGGCGAACGTCACTCTCGACGGGATCACAAAGATCTACGACGACGCGAAAGGGACGGAAAGGGCGGTAGACGACATATCACTGGCGGTCGACGAGGGAGAACTCCTCGTGCTCGTCGGCCCGAGCGGTTGTGGAAAGAGTACGACGCTCCGGTTGATAGCCGGCCTCGAGGCCGTGAGTCAGGGGGCTATCGAGTTCGATGAATCCGAGGTCCAGACGCTGACCCCGAGCGACCGGAACGTCGCAATGGTGTTCCAGAACTACGCGCTCTATACGAAGATGACCGGCGAGCAGAACATCGAGTACGGGTTGAAACACTCGATGGACATCCCGGAATCGGAACGGAAACGGCACGTTCACGAGACCGCTGAACTCCTCGGTATCGATGATCTCCTCGACGACCTGCCCGCAGAGATGAGTGGCGGACAGAAACAACGAATCGCGCTCGCCAGAGCCATCGTTCGCGACCCTGCCGTGTTCTTGCTGGACGAACCGCTGAGTAACCTCGATGCGAAGCGGCGTGCCCAGATGCGGACCGAAGTCCAGCGAATTCACGAGGAGATCGATGTAGCCACGATCTACGTGACCCACGACCAGAAGGAGGCTATGACGATGGCCGATCGCCTCGCCGTCATGAACGACGGGGAAATCGAACAAATCGCACCCCCTGAGGAGGCCTATGACGACCCGAACAACCGCTTTGTCGCCACGTTCCTGGGTAGTCCGGCGATGAATGTTCTCGAGTGTGAAACGGAGCGACGTGGCGAGGAGGTGCAGTTGATCAGTTCGGCGAACAAGCGACCACTCCAGCACCTCCCGCGGGAACTGGTCCCGGAGGAGTACGACCGGAGTCACCTCGACGTCGGTTTGCGCCCGGAGGACCTCAAGTTATCCACGGACACCAACGAGTACCCCGCGAACGCCGAAGTCGTCGTCTCCGAGTACCAGGGGAAGGAGAACTTCGTCTACCTCGACTTCGACGGCATCGAGTTGACCGTCCGAACCGGCGACGGTACCGATCTGCGGCAAGGAATGACGGTGAGTTTCACCGTCGCGCCGGCGAACGTCTACCTCTTCGACCCCGATTCGGGAACGTCCCTGAAGACGCGCTCAGCCGTGCGGGAACCGGCGATCGTCGACTGA